The Phycisphaerae bacterium genome segment TGGCTGAGCGGACGGTCCCAGTGGCATTCGCTGCGGTCGGCGGCCAGTTGGACGTAGCGGAGAGGGCCGGCGAGCTGGTCGATTGCGGCTTTGGCCTGGCCGCGATCGAGTTCGGATGCGGGTTTGGCCAGGAGGTCGGCGACGGTCTGGTTGAGTGTCTGGATGCCCTCGACGGCGGAAGCTTCGAGGGCGGCGCCATTGTAGAGGAGGGCGGCGTTGCCGGCGGTCTGGTCGAGGACGCCGGGCGCGAGTCGATACTTGAGGGTCGGAACGGGCGCAGCGGCGGGCGTGACGGCCAGTTCGACGATCCGCGGCTGGTCCTGTTGGTCGTTCTGGGTCTGGCCGATGGCCAGGGTCGTGGAGGCAAGCAGTGTCATGGCGCAGAGTATGGCCTTCATGATGGATCTCCGATCAGTTTGTCGAGGATGTTGGACTCCCAGGGCCAGCGGCCGGTTCGGTTCTGCGGAGGCGGACCGAGGAGGGTTTCGAGGTCCGCGTGCCGATCGGCAACCGGCGCGGCGGGCGGGTCCGGGAGGGCGGCGAGTCCCTTTTGGAGGACTTCGCGCCGGAGGGTGACGTAGTCGCCCGACGGATCGGGCGTCGCCTCGGCGGCTGAGGACGGAGCGAGGAGGACGGACGGCGCGAGATCGGCGGCGAGTCGCGGGGTCTGGGCCGGGTCCGGGCGGGTCGCCACGGAGAGCACCAGAGCCGCGGCGAGCCCCGCCGAGAGGACCGGCCAGAGGCCGCGCCCTTTGGGTTGGACCGAAGCGCGGCCGGCTTGGAACATCAGGCGATCGCGGTCGATGGCGACGTGTGCGGGCTGAAGGCCCGCGAGGGCCGCTTCGAGTTCGCGGTCGGCTGCGTTTAAGGGTTCGTGGTTTCGCATGGTCTATCCTCCATCATCCGTCGCAGTGACGCGAGGGCGGACTTGTATCGGCTAAAGAGCGTCGAGGTCGGGTCGTTGGTGACGGTTCCGATCTCGTCGAAGGTCAGGCCGCCCCAGATCTTAAGGATCAGCAGTTCGCGTTGCTGGTCGGGCAGTCGGGTCAGTGCGTCCTGGGCGGCCCGGGCGTCGATGAGGTCGTCCGGGCGGGCCTGGAACCAACCGGGCCTGTCGACCGCGGCGCGTTGCTCGTGGCTCTGGCGGCGGCTGAGCGACCGCGTACGGCTGATCGCGGCGTTACGGACGCTTCGGAACAGGTAGGCCCGCAGATTCACCGGGCGTCTGTGGTGGCTGACGAGGGCCAGGAAGACGTCCTGCACAGCGTCCTCAGCGGCGGCTTGGTCGAGCCATTGCCGGGCGTAGAGGACCATGGCGGCGGACCAGGTTCGGAAGCAATCGCTCAGTTCTGACGGTTCCAACCATGTCATGACATCGTCCACTCTACCTGCAAGACGCCGGCTGCGGGGATTTTTCCGAGATTCGGCGTGTCAGCGGGCGGTCGCATGGGTCCGCTGACGGTCGGGAGGAACATCGGGTCGGGCCGGGCATTAGCTGCTATTATGAATAAGCACCATTATAATACCCGCATTTGGCGATCGACAATGGCGTGTGTGCCGCAAGGTCGTGGAGAGGACCGTTGTCTGGGTGGACCTGGGAGATATGGACTGAAATCGGGGGTGAGGCGTGATAGAATGACCTTTGGCCCGAGAGGAGGAGTATGACGAATCTGGCGTTGGCGAATTTGCGACACCACCGGTTTCGGACCGCGCTGGTTGGGCTTGGTGTGGCGATCGGGGTGGGCATGCTGGTGACGATGCTGGCGCTTTCGCACGGGACGCTAGGCGAGGTGGCTCAGCGGGTCAAGAGCGTTCGCGCGGATTTGATCGTTTTGCCGGCCAAGAGTTCGCTGGTGTTCTCGGACGGGGCGCCGCTGTCGGACAAGTTTGAGTCGAAGCTGGGTGAGGTGTCGGTGGACGGCCGGCGGGTGGTGCAGCGGGTGGTGCCGGTGTTTCTGGGGATTGTCTCGGACATGGCGGGCCAGCAGCAGCGGGTGTTCGGCGTGGACGAGGGGGATTTCGACGTGTTCGCGGGCAACCGGCGGCTGGTGGAGGGGGAGGTTTTTCCGCAGAGCGGGGCGTTCAAGCGGCACGTGGAGGAACTGGCGGCGGCGGGCGAGTCGTATCATCCGGACGAGGTGGACGAGGCGGTGCTGTCGGCGGCGGCGGAGATGATTATCGACGAGCGGCTGGCGGCGGCGGGCGGGTACGAGATCGGCGATACGATCACGTTTCTGGGCCGGCCGTTTGCGATCTGCGGGGTTGTGGAGGCGGGTCTTGCGGGCCGGGTGTTTGTGCCGATCCAGGTGATCCGTCACATTCAGAACGCGGGGATGGCGTGGTCGAGTTTGTTTTTCTTGCAGGTGGATCGGGAGCTGGTGCGGTCGGAGTCGGAGGCGGGGTACAAGGGGTCGGCGGCGATGACGGTGGACGAGGCGGCGGCGCTGGTGTCGGGCGAGACGCGGCTTCGGGTTGAGCCGCTGGAGAAGTACGATCAGATGCTGTTCAACAGTTTCAAGCCGATCTACGTGTACATCAACATCGCGAACGGGATCGTGCTGCTGGTGAGTTTTCTGTTCATCATGGTGACGATGTACACGATGGTGCTGGAGCGTCGGCGGGAGATCGGGGTGTTACGGTCGATGGGGGCTGGGGCGTGGTATATCATGGGTCAGACGGTGGTTGAGGCGCTGGTGATATCGCTGTCGGGGACGGCGGCGGGGGTGGGGCTGGCGTTGGCGGCGAAGTGGGCGATCGAGCACTACCGGCCGCTGTTGACGGTGGACATCCGTCCGGCGTGGTTGGTGACGGCGGTGGCGGTTGGGATTGTGGGCGGGGTTTTGAGCGCGTTGTATCCGGGATACCGGGCGTTGCGGCTGGACCCGGTCGAGTGTTTGACGTATGAGTGAGAGCGTGACGAGCCAATCAGAGATCATCGTGTCGGCCCGGCGGGTGACGAAGTTTTACCGTCAGGGGAGTCAGGACGCGTACGTGCTGAAGGACGTGGATTTGGAGGTGCGTCGCGGGGAGTTCATCGCGATCATGGGTCCGAGCGGGTCGGGCAAGACGACGCTGCTGCACATTCTTGGGCTGATGGCGCATCCGTCGCGGGCGGAGAGCCTGATGATCGAGGAGACGGAGACGGTGGGGTTGGGCCAGTCGCGGCTGACGGCGTTGCGGCGGGACAAGATCGGCTTTGTGTTTCAGCGGTTCAATCTGCTGGCGGTGCTGAACGCGGCGGACAACGTGGGGATCGCGTTGAAGCTTCGGCGGGTGCATCCGGACCACCAGGTGGAGAGGCTGTTGGAGTTTGTGGGGTTGGCGTCGAAGCGGCATTTGAAGCCGGGTCAGATGAGTATTGGCGAGCAGCAGCGGCTGGCGTTCGCGCGGGCGGTGATTCACCGTCCGGCGATTTTGCTGGCGGACGAGCCGACGGGGAATCTGGACAGCGAGAACACGCGTCGGCTGATGGATCTGATGCACAGCGTTCGTCGGGAGTTCGGTCAGACGATCATCATGGTGACGCACAACCAGGATCTGGCGGGCGAGGCGGACCGGATGTGCATCATGAAGGACGGTCAGTTGTCGAATGGTCAGGTGGCTTAGGTACATTGTGGCGACGCCGAACGTGAAGCGTGACCGGCTTCACATGCGGGTGTGGTTCGCGGTGTATTGTCTGTATCTGGCGGCGGTGGCGTTGGGGAGTTTGTGGGCGCTGGATCAGAGCGCTCGGACGGGTGCGGCGTGGAGCGGGACGGTTTGGCTGTTGGGGCTGATGGTGTTTTACCTGTCGCTGGCTTCGACGTTCGTGCCGGTTCCGACGAGTTGGTTGATCTTGCTGATGGCGTCTCCGGCGGGCGGGTTGGTGATGGGACCGGTGTGGCGGGTGTTGGCGGTGGCGTCGCTGGGGGCGATGGCGACGGCGATTTCGCACGTGAACGAGTACCATCTGATTTGTTATCTGTTGCGGCTTGGGAAGATTCACCGGGTTCGGGAGACGCGGGCGTACCGTTGGGCGGAGGGGTTGTTTTCGGGGTCGCCGTTTTTGCTTCAGGTGGGGTTCAACGTGTTGCCGTTGCCGGCGGACCCGGCGCGATGGATGGCGATCGGGTGCGGGTATCCGCTGAGGAAGTTTTTCGCGGCGCACTGGACGGGTCGGTTCGTGCGGTACGGGTTGATGGGGTTGGCGGCGGAGGTGCTGTCGCTGACGTTGTGGGAGATTGTGGGGATTCAGGTCGTGCTGCTGGCGATCCCGGCGGCTAGAATTGTGGTTAAGCGGATGATGTCACGGCCGGAGGCTCCGGCTGATCGACCGGCTACTATAGCGGAGGAGCATGCCGTATGACGAGGTTGTTGACGGGATTGGCGGTTGCGGCGGCGGTTGTCGGCTTGGCTGTCGCGCAGACGCCGACGACGCAGCCGGTGACGACGTCGCCGGCGACGCAGGCGGTTTTGAGCGTTTCGCCCGAGGTGGAGGGCATTCTGGACGGCCTGGAGAAGAAGCGTCAGGAGATTCACACCTTTACGGCGGATATCAAGTACGAGCTGTACGAGGTGATTCCGGACGACCGGCGGGTTCAGCTTGGCGAGTTGGCGTACAAGGCGGAGACGAAGGAGTCGCCGTCGAAGTTCATGGCTCACTTTCACACGCTGATCCACGACGGGATGAAGATCAAGCAGAAGGAGTGGTTCTGCTTCGACGGGCACTGGTTTCGGGAGGTGCGTGACCGGACGAAGATGGTGATCGACCGGGAGGTGGTTCGGCCGGAAGAGCGGACGGATCCGTTCGAGTTGGGGAAGGGGCCGTTTCCGCTGCCGTTCGGACAGAAGAAGGCGGATATGATTCGAAATTTCGAGATCACGCTGGCGACGGGCGATGAGGCGGACAAGGATGACGTTCACCACCTGGTGCTGGCGCCGCGTGAGGATTCGCGGCTGGCGAAGGACTGCCGGCAGATCGAGTTCTGGCTGGAGCGCAAGACGCTGATGCCGCGGAAGGTTTTGACGGAGCATCGGGACGACAACGTGGTGACGGTGTGGTTCGAGCAGGTCAAGACGAACGTGGAGGTCAAGGACTCGCAGATGTGGGTTCCGCAGCCGTCGGGCTACAGCTATGAGCGGGAGGCGTTGCCGGAGTAGGCGGAGTAGCGGGTCGGGCGGGTTGTCGGCGTTCGTAAAATCCTTGCGGGTCAGGGTTGGTCCGCGGCGGCGGTTCGGTTATACTGGCCGGTTGAGTCCTGGGAACACCAACCGATGTGA includes the following:
- a CDS encoding ABC transporter permease encodes the protein MTNLALANLRHHRFRTALVGLGVAIGVGMLVTMLALSHGTLGEVAQRVKSVRADLIVLPAKSSLVFSDGAPLSDKFESKLGEVSVDGRRVVQRVVPVFLGIVSDMAGQQQRVFGVDEGDFDVFAGNRRLVEGEVFPQSGAFKRHVEELAAAGESYHPDEVDEAVLSAAAEMIIDERLAAAGGYEIGDTITFLGRPFAICGVVEAGLAGRVFVPIQVIRHIQNAGMAWSSLFFLQVDRELVRSESEAGYKGSAAMTVDEAAALVSGETRLRVEPLEKYDQMLFNSFKPIYVYINIANGIVLLVSFLFIMVTMYTMVLERRREIGVLRSMGAGAWYIMGQTVVEALVISLSGTAAGVGLALAAKWAIEHYRPLLTVDIRPAWLVTAVAVGIVGGVLSALYPGYRALRLDPVECLTYE
- a CDS encoding sigma-70 family RNA polymerase sigma factor, producing MTWLEPSELSDCFRTWSAAMVLYARQWLDQAAAEDAVQDVFLALVSHHRRPVNLRAYLFRSVRNAAISRTRSLSRRQSHEQRAAVDRPGWFQARPDDLIDARAAQDALTRLPDQQRELLILKIWGGLTFDEIGTVTNDPTSTLFSRYKSALASLRRMMEDRPCETTNP
- a CDS encoding ABC transporter ATP-binding protein, giving the protein MTSQSEIIVSARRVTKFYRQGSQDAYVLKDVDLEVRRGEFIAIMGPSGSGKTTLLHILGLMAHPSRAESLMIEETETVGLGQSRLTALRRDKIGFVFQRFNLLAVLNAADNVGIALKLRRVHPDHQVERLLEFVGLASKRHLKPGQMSIGEQQRLAFARAVIHRPAILLADEPTGNLDSENTRRLMDLMHSVRREFGQTIIMVTHNQDLAGEADRMCIMKDGQLSNGQVA